The segment GTGTTTTTTCTAAAATTGGTCCCTATGGTCTATAGTTAGTTGTACCTCCAGCAGCACAGTAGGATCCAATAGCAGATTTATTCGTTGTCCCTCCGAAAAACCTCCATAAAAGATTCTGGGAGCTCATCAAAGTCTTTGGCTATTTTCACTTTCCCCTTCCACTGCCCACCGCGGCGTGGTTGCTTGCTGTCTTGTTTTGGGACTATTGGATCGAGTCGTTGTAGCCACTTTTCAACGAGGGCTTTGAAATCAGTGTTTCCTTGCTGTTCTGCTAATACCAAGGCAGTCTGGAGATCTGATCTTGCTTCATCAATATTTCCCAACTCAGCCTTTGCTACACCACGATGAGCGTACGCTTGGGCACAGTCAGAATTTAGACGAATCGCCTCGGTAAAGTCTACAATAGCGGCATCAACTTCTTCCCTTATGATTTTCTGAACCCCCCGGTTGTGGTACGCTTCAACGAAATGTGGATTGAGGCGAATTGCAGTATCATAATCGTCAAGGGCAGCATCGCGAGAACCTAATTCATTTTTGATATTACCTCGGTTGTTGTAAACTGCTGCATAATCCGGTTGCAACCGAATTGCCGTGTCGTAAGCAGAGAGTGCTTTTTCTG is part of the Candidatus Poribacteria bacterium genome and harbors:
- a CDS encoding tetratricopeptide repeat protein; amino-acid sequence: MSTFRFAENNLLLTDVVPSMPQLLDNSKPVQTRTSEPVVSPPYPETAYQWLVEVLDELIDFGQRHGHYGVIELTEDEYQWLDDVLEELIYSVGENQSHPLSPLMKFIIRIIVNYEDAYVPKLTELFPELAEETPVEIASENNNPPPYASELSDGELAAHAFFSIGCLLREGGKAEKALSAYDTAIRLQPDYAAVYNNRGNIKNELGSRDAALDDYDTAIRLNPHFVEAYHNRGVQKIIREEVDAAIVDFTEAIRLNSDCAQAYAHRGVAKAELGNIDEARSDLQTALVLAEQQGNTDFKALVEKWLQRLDPIVPKQDSKQPRRGGQWKGKVKIAKDFDELPESFMEVFRRDNE